From a single Micromonospora pallida genomic region:
- a CDS encoding S8 family peptidase: protein MTDSPATGRRWRLTVATAAATAAVAFGAPATAAPAEGQILLAGGATAVENSYIVVFKDAAVGQPEVGTKARGLAGKHGGAVGRTYQNALRGFEARMSETAAKRLAADPAVKYVQQNHTVRISATQTPTPSWGLDRVDQRALPLNNSFTYANNGAGVKAYIIDTGIRFAHSDFGGRAISGYDSVDGGTADDCNGHGTHVAGTVGGTAYGVAKGVTLVGVRVLDCAGSGTNAGVIAGVDWVTGNHAAGEKAVANMSLGGGFYQALNDAVARSIADGVTYGLAAGNDYGANACNSSPASTPAGITVGATQSNDARASYSNIGSCLDIFAPGSSITSAWHTSNTATNSISGTSMATPHVVGAAALVLAANPTFTPQQVRDKLVNDATSGVVTSPGTGSPNKLLYVGGGTTPPPTGCTKTNGTDVTIRDYTTVSSTVAVTGCTGTASSTSTVAVNIVHTYIGDLVVSLVAPDGSVYTLHNRAGGSADNINQTYTVNLSSETRNGNWALRVQDAAAGDTGYINSVTLNL from the coding sequence ATGACAGACTCCCCTGCCACAGGACGCCGCTGGCGTCTCACCGTGGCCACCGCCGCCGCCACCGCCGCCGTGGCGTTCGGCGCCCCGGCGACCGCAGCCCCCGCCGAGGGGCAGATCCTCCTCGCCGGTGGCGCGACCGCCGTCGAGAACTCGTACATCGTGGTGTTCAAGGACGCCGCGGTCGGCCAGCCCGAGGTCGGCACCAAGGCCCGCGGCCTCGCCGGCAAGCACGGCGGCGCCGTCGGCCGGACGTACCAGAACGCGCTGCGCGGCTTCGAGGCCCGGATGTCGGAGACGGCGGCCAAGCGGCTCGCCGCCGACCCGGCGGTCAAGTACGTCCAGCAGAACCACACGGTACGGATCTCCGCCACGCAGACCCCGACCCCCTCCTGGGGTCTGGACCGGGTCGACCAGCGTGCTCTGCCCCTCAACAACTCGTTCACGTACGCGAACAACGGCGCGGGCGTGAAGGCGTACATCATCGACACCGGCATCCGGTTCGCGCACAGCGACTTCGGCGGCCGGGCGATCTCCGGGTACGACTCGGTCGACGGCGGCACCGCCGACGACTGCAACGGCCACGGCACGCACGTCGCCGGCACGGTCGGCGGCACCGCGTACGGCGTGGCCAAGGGCGTCACCCTGGTCGGCGTACGGGTCCTCGACTGCGCCGGCAGCGGCACCAACGCCGGGGTCATCGCGGGCGTCGACTGGGTCACCGGCAACCACGCCGCCGGGGAGAAGGCGGTCGCCAACATGAGCCTCGGCGGCGGCTTCTACCAGGCCCTCAACGACGCGGTCGCCCGCTCGATCGCCGACGGCGTCACCTACGGTCTTGCCGCCGGCAACGACTACGGCGCGAACGCCTGCAACAGCTCGCCCGCCAGCACCCCCGCCGGCATCACCGTCGGCGCGACCCAGTCCAACGACGCCCGGGCCAGCTACTCCAACATCGGCTCCTGCCTGGACATCTTCGCCCCGGGCAGCTCGATCACCTCGGCCTGGCACACCAGCAACACCGCCACCAACAGCATCAGCGGTACGTCGATGGCGACCCCGCACGTGGTCGGCGCCGCCGCGCTCGTGCTCGCCGCCAACCCGACCTTCACCCCGCAGCAGGTCCGCGACAAGCTGGTCAACGACGCCACCAGCGGTGTGGTGACCAGTCCGGGCACCGGCTCCCCGAACAAGCTGCTCTACGTCGGTGGCGGCACCACCCCTCCGCCCACCGGCTGCACGAAGACCAACGGCACGGACGTGACCATCCGCGACTACACCACCGTCTCCAGCACCGTCGCGGTCACCGGTTGCACCGGCACCGCCTCGTCGACGAGCACGGTCGCGGTCAACATCGTGCACACCTACATCGGTGACCTGGTGGTCAGCCTGGTCGCCCCGGACGGCAGCGTGTACACCCTGCACAACCGTGCCGGCGGCTCCGCCGACAACATCAACCAGACCTACACGGTCAACCTCTCCTCGGAGACCCGTAACGGCAACTGGGCCCTGCGGGTCCAGGACGCCGCCGCCGGTGACACCGGGTACATCAACAGCGTCACCCTGAACCTCTAG
- a CDS encoding G5 domain-containing protein codes for MTQQPPPFPPYQPPSGPVPPPGHLPPPDYFPAPGYGLPVEGQPGWFSRLTAGQRTALLIGAGALTFVLLCCGGLTVIGATAEPPPQKSRPAAAAGVEEPSAYPEPSVASPPAASPSSAPSATPSISPSPSPVVETRTETATEKIPHGTRTVKDSSLAEGKRAVRTRGVDGVRTLTYQVTVTDGAQTGRKLVRSAVTRKPVTEVVAIGTKPARRCDPNYSGCVPIASDVDCGGGSGNGPAYLYGVVEVIGDDIYDLDRDNDGLACEKD; via the coding sequence GTGACGCAGCAGCCACCACCGTTCCCGCCGTACCAGCCGCCGTCCGGCCCCGTCCCACCGCCCGGCCACCTTCCCCCGCCCGACTATTTCCCCGCACCCGGGTACGGTCTGCCCGTCGAGGGCCAGCCGGGCTGGTTCAGCCGGCTCACCGCCGGGCAACGGACCGCACTGCTCATCGGCGCGGGGGCGTTGACGTTCGTCCTGCTCTGCTGTGGCGGCCTCACGGTCATCGGCGCGACGGCCGAGCCGCCGCCGCAGAAGTCGCGCCCGGCCGCAGCCGCTGGCGTCGAGGAGCCGTCGGCCTACCCGGAGCCCAGCGTGGCGTCGCCACCGGCCGCGTCGCCGTCGTCGGCTCCGTCGGCCACCCCGTCGATCTCGCCGTCTCCCTCACCGGTGGTCGAGACGCGGACGGAGACCGCGACGGAAAAGATCCCGCACGGTACGCGGACGGTGAAGGACTCCTCCCTCGCTGAGGGGAAGCGGGCGGTCCGTACCCGGGGTGTCGACGGCGTACGGACCCTGACCTACCAGGTCACCGTCACCGACGGCGCGCAGACCGGACGGAAGCTGGTGCGGTCGGCGGTGACCCGGAAACCGGTCACCGAGGTCGTCGCGATCGGCACCAAACCGGCCCGGCGGTGCGACCCGAACTACAGCGGCTGCGTGCCGATCGCCAGCGACGTCGACTGCGGAGGCGGTAGCGGCAACGGTCCGGCGTACCTGTACGGGGTGGTCGAGGTCATCGGCGACGACATCTACGACCTGGACCGGGACAACGACGGCCTCGCCTGCGAGAAGGACTGA
- a CDS encoding matrixin family metalloprotease — protein sequence MPKVGRSLGMAVTVAVTAVGATAVTASPAAAYCRSGMTTWNNTSFSKTIGVNTTFPTGMRTGLSGGLTQWNQSGSALSYTTPTYTTGWLIYAFRGSHSYSPLMGSAPGIALTMVSGSTHSGGELILSTQYTWVNASQDINAGIADVQTVAVHEVGHFTGLAHPWPGPCTDGTSYTSAEQQSVMSTINTGTRRFVNSDDIAGVTAIY from the coding sequence ATGCCCAAAGTCGGCCGATCATTGGGAATGGCCGTTACGGTTGCCGTCACGGCAGTCGGCGCAACCGCGGTCACGGCCAGTCCAGCAGCGGCGTACTGCCGCTCGGGAATGACGACGTGGAACAACACAAGCTTTTCCAAGACGATCGGTGTCAACACGACCTTCCCGACCGGTATGCGTACCGGACTGAGTGGCGGACTGACCCAGTGGAACCAGAGCGGCTCAGCTCTGAGCTACACCACACCGACGTACACCACCGGATGGCTGATCTACGCTTTCCGTGGTTCCCACTCCTACTCGCCGCTCATGGGCAGCGCGCCCGGTATCGCCCTGACCATGGTCAGTGGTTCCACCCACTCCGGTGGCGAACTGATCCTTTCCACCCAGTACACCTGGGTCAACGCCAGCCAGGACATCAACGCCGGTATCGCGGACGTGCAGACCGTCGCAGTGCACGAGGTAGGCCATTTCACCGGCCTTGCCCACCCGTGGCCGGGACCCTGCACGGACGGAACTTCGTACACGAGCGCGGAACAACAGTCCGTCATGTCTACCATCAATACTGGCACCCGTCGCTTTGTGAACAGCGATGATATCGCCGGGGTCACGGCCATCTACTAG
- a CDS encoding diguanylate cyclase — protein sequence MADPWLALEVGADPGERIAQVGAAHEAFLTGGTSPQQVRDVVHRSWRRSAGALLDPEGTPPVELTGDDLESYRAAHPLARVLPLFRDLLGGIAEDGAHLMAVCDAYGRLLWVEGHSGVLRRAERMNFVPGARWDETHAGTNAPGTALAVDHSVQIFATEHFSRPVQPWTCAAAPIHDPATGRLLGAVDITGGDHLANPQSLALVRATARAAEAWLAGPLGPGLPIAPDVVTVTALGRDEAELRVAGRRIRLGRRHSELLVLLLQHPQGRTGEQLGLDLYGDDRLHPVTLRAELSRLRRILGPELLDSRPYRLRGTVRADFRTVAELLERGDVAGALEAYPGSLLPGSDAPGVARLRRLVDGQVRAAVLAGGDPTALAAWTATPAGADDLAAWQALARALPPGTPRRPLAVARVQQLSQEYGLTHATSLQRPGN from the coding sequence GTGGCTGACCCGTGGCTCGCCCTGGAAGTCGGTGCCGATCCCGGCGAACGGATCGCCCAGGTCGGTGCCGCCCACGAGGCGTTCCTGACCGGCGGCACCAGTCCGCAGCAGGTACGCGACGTGGTACACCGGTCGTGGCGGCGGTCGGCGGGAGCACTGCTCGACCCGGAGGGCACCCCGCCGGTCGAGCTGACCGGCGACGACCTGGAGAGCTACCGGGCGGCGCATCCGCTGGCCCGGGTGCTGCCGCTCTTCCGGGACCTGCTCGGCGGAATCGCCGAGGACGGGGCGCACCTGATGGCGGTCTGCGACGCGTACGGGCGGCTGCTCTGGGTGGAGGGCCATTCGGGGGTGCTGCGGCGGGCCGAGCGGATGAACTTCGTACCGGGCGCGCGGTGGGACGAGACGCATGCCGGCACCAACGCTCCGGGTACCGCCCTCGCGGTCGACCACAGCGTGCAGATCTTCGCCACCGAGCACTTCAGCCGGCCGGTGCAGCCCTGGACCTGCGCCGCCGCGCCGATCCACGACCCGGCCACCGGGCGGCTGCTCGGCGCGGTCGACATCACCGGCGGTGACCATCTGGCGAATCCGCAGAGCCTGGCCCTGGTCCGGGCCACCGCGCGGGCGGCCGAGGCGTGGCTGGCCGGGCCGCTGGGGCCGGGCCTGCCGATCGCGCCGGACGTGGTCACGGTGACCGCGCTCGGGCGGGACGAGGCGGAACTGCGGGTCGCCGGGCGGCGGATCCGGCTCGGCCGCCGGCACAGCGAACTGTTGGTGCTGCTGCTCCAGCACCCGCAGGGGCGGACCGGGGAGCAGCTCGGCCTGGACCTCTACGGCGACGACCGGCTGCACCCGGTGACTTTGCGCGCCGAGTTGTCCCGGTTGCGCCGCATCCTCGGCCCCGAACTACTCGACTCCCGCCCGTACCGGCTGCGCGGGACCGTCCGGGCGGACTTCCGTACCGTCGCGGAGCTGCTGGAACGTGGTGACGTGGCGGGCGCGCTCGAGGCGTACCCGGGATCGTTGCTGCCGGGGTCGGACGCGCCGGGAGTGGCGCGACTGCGCCGGCTGGTCGACGGGCAGGTGCGGGCGGCTGTGCTGGCCGGCGGCGACCCGACGGCGCTCGCGGCGTGGACCGCGACGCCCGCCGGGGCCGACGACCTGGCCGCCTGGCAGGCCCTGGCGCGGGCGTTGCCGCCGGGCACGCCCCGCCGGCCACTCGCGGTGGCCCGGGTCCAGCAGCTCTCCCAGGAGTACGGACTCACGCACGCAACGTCGTTGCAACGTCCCGGTAACTAG
- the adh gene encoding aldehyde dehydrogenase produces the protein MTRYDAPTHWQSRYDHFIGGEYVKPHGGRYFENPTPVTGQTFCEVARGTAEDVEKALDAAHGAADAWGRTPVAERALLLNRIADRMQEHLEDLAVAETWENGKPVRETLAADIPLAIDHFRYFAGAIRAQEGSLGELDDDTVAYHFHEPLGVVGQIIPWNFPLLMATWKLAPALAAGNAVVLKPAEQTPASIHYWLSLVADLLPPGVINIVNGFGVEAGKPLASSPRVAKVAFTGETTTGRLIMQYASENIKPVTLELGGKSPNIFFDDVSAANDDFLDKALEGFTMFALNQGEVCTCPSRALVQQGHYADFLPAAVERTKAVRQGHPLDTETMIGAQASNDQLEKILSYLDIGRKEGARVLTGGERADLGGELSGGYYVQPTVFEGDNSMRIFQEEIFGPVVSVTSFADLADAVKIANDTLYGLGAGVWTRDMNTAYRAGRAIQAGRVWTNCYHAYPAHAAFGGYKQSGIGRENHKMMLEHYQQTKNLLVSYSTKKLGFF, from the coding sequence ATGACGCGCTACGACGCGCCGACGCACTGGCAGTCCCGGTACGACCACTTCATCGGCGGCGAGTACGTGAAGCCGCACGGCGGCCGGTACTTCGAGAACCCGACCCCGGTGACCGGGCAGACGTTCTGCGAGGTGGCCCGGGGCACCGCCGAGGACGTGGAGAAGGCGCTGGACGCGGCGCACGGCGCGGCCGACGCCTGGGGGCGGACCCCGGTGGCCGAGAGGGCCCTGCTGCTCAACCGGATCGCCGACCGGATGCAGGAGCACCTCGAAGACCTCGCCGTCGCCGAGACCTGGGAGAACGGCAAACCGGTACGGGAGACCCTGGCCGCCGACATCCCTCTCGCAATCGACCACTTCCGTTACTTCGCCGGGGCGATCCGGGCGCAGGAGGGTTCCCTCGGCGAGTTGGACGACGACACCGTGGCCTACCACTTCCACGAGCCGCTCGGTGTGGTCGGGCAGATCATCCCGTGGAACTTCCCGCTGCTCATGGCGACCTGGAAGCTCGCCCCGGCGCTCGCCGCCGGCAACGCGGTGGTGCTCAAGCCGGCCGAGCAGACCCCCGCGTCGATCCACTACTGGCTCTCGCTGGTGGCCGACCTGCTCCCGCCCGGTGTGATCAACATCGTCAACGGCTTCGGCGTCGAGGCGGGCAAGCCCCTCGCCTCCTCGCCCCGGGTGGCGAAGGTGGCGTTCACCGGGGAGACCACCACCGGGCGGCTGATCATGCAGTACGCCAGCGAGAACATCAAGCCGGTCACCCTGGAACTGGGCGGCAAGAGCCCGAACATCTTCTTCGACGACGTCAGCGCGGCGAACGACGACTTCCTCGACAAGGCCCTCGAAGGGTTCACCATGTTCGCCCTGAACCAGGGCGAGGTGTGCACCTGTCCGTCCCGGGCGCTCGTCCAGCAGGGGCACTACGCCGACTTCCTGCCCGCCGCCGTCGAGCGGACGAAGGCGGTCCGGCAGGGGCACCCGCTGGACACCGAGACGATGATCGGGGCGCAGGCGTCCAACGACCAACTGGAGAAGATCCTGTCGTACCTGGACATCGGCCGGAAGGAGGGCGCGCGGGTGCTGACCGGCGGTGAGCGCGCCGACCTGGGCGGTGAACTGTCCGGCGGGTACTACGTGCAGCCGACCGTCTTCGAGGGCGACAACTCGATGCGGATCTTCCAGGAGGAGATCTTCGGCCCGGTGGTCTCGGTGACCTCCTTCGCCGACCTGGCCGACGCCGTCAAGATCGCCAACGACACCCTGTACGGGCTGGGGGCCGGCGTCTGGACCCGGGACATGAACACCGCGTACCGGGCGGGGCGGGCGATCCAGGCCGGCCGGGTCTGGACGAACTGCTACCACGCCTACCCGGCGCACGCCGCGTTCGGCGGGTACAAGCAGTCCGGCATCGGCCGGGAGAACCACAAGATGATGCTGGAGCACTACCAGCAGACCAAGAACCTACTGGTCAGCTACTCCACGAAGAAGCTCGGCTTCTTCTGA
- a CDS encoding DUF779 domain-containing protein has translation MTAGPDAAEPGGPGGGVSPGPGKRSGSTASPVTVTPAAAELIRSLRGQHGPLMFHQSGGCCDGSAPMCFPAGEFRTGASDVRLAALEIEGVPEPVEFWMSASQWELWRHTTLTVDVVPGRGSGFSLEAPEGVRFLIRSDLRT, from the coding sequence ATGACCGCCGGTCCCGACGCGGCGGAGCCCGGCGGGCCGGGCGGCGGGGTGTCGCCCGGTCCGGGGAAGCGGTCGGGCTCCACCGCGTCACCTGTCACCGTCACCCCTGCGGCGGCCGAGCTGATCCGGTCGCTGCGAGGACAGCACGGGCCGCTGATGTTCCACCAGTCCGGCGGCTGCTGCGACGGCAGCGCCCCGATGTGCTTCCCGGCCGGCGAGTTCCGCACCGGGGCGTCCGACGTCCGGCTCGCGGCGCTGGAGATCGAGGGGGTTCCGGAGCCGGTCGAGTTCTGGATGTCGGCGAGCCAGTGGGAGCTGTGGCGGCACACCACGTTGACCGTGGACGTGGTGCCGGGGCGGGGCAGCGGGTTCTCGCTGGAGGCTCCGGAGGGCGTCCGCTTCCTCATCCGCTCCGACCTGAGGACCTGA
- a CDS encoding G5 domain-containing protein, with protein MTSSRSSRGGDADRPRPVTGDSTVRTTVALLAGMLTFVLACGAELTVVGALLGFRPGGSPPAVGSLGEWADPDAPSPTAPATSPAAPENVTTKQVTETARIPFPVQIVDDPALPEGQQVIRIRGVVGVKTLTYEVVHVDGEPTDKRLLRSTVTRPPVTQVVAAGTATTAACDPNYSGCVPVAEDVDCARRGDGPAWITGTVKVTGSDIYRLDRDRNGVGCDEKN; from the coding sequence ATGACGTCTTCTCGGTCGTCCCGTGGCGGTGACGCCGACCGGCCGCGTCCGGTCACCGGCGACTCCACCGTCCGGACCACGGTGGCGCTCCTCGCCGGGATGCTCACCTTCGTGCTTGCCTGCGGCGCGGAGCTGACCGTGGTCGGCGCGCTGCTCGGCTTCCGGCCCGGCGGGTCACCGCCGGCGGTCGGGTCACTGGGGGAGTGGGCCGACCCGGACGCTCCGTCGCCCACCGCGCCGGCCACCAGCCCGGCCGCGCCGGAGAACGTGACGACGAAGCAGGTCACCGAGACGGCCCGGATCCCCTTCCCGGTGCAGATCGTGGACGACCCGGCCCTGCCCGAGGGACAGCAGGTGATCCGCATCCGGGGGGTCGTCGGCGTGAAGACGCTGACCTACGAGGTGGTGCACGTCGACGGCGAGCCAACCGACAAACGGCTGCTTCGTTCGACGGTCACCCGGCCCCCGGTCACCCAGGTCGTGGCGGCCGGGACAGCCACCACGGCGGCGTGCGACCCGAACTACAGCGGCTGCGTGCCGGTCGCCGAGGACGTCGACTGTGCCAGGCGGGGCGACGGTCCGGCCTGGATCACCGGCACGGTCAAGGTGACCGGCTCCGACATCTACCGGCTCGACCGCGACCGCAACGGCGTCGGCTGCGACGAGAAGAACTGA
- a CDS encoding ABC transporter permease, with amino-acid sequence MSRVLRWLADHWVVGVALLVLGYLLLPVAVVAALSLNRPASRLSYDFHEFTLDNWRNPCASAEMCDAVVRSVQIGFLATVVATVLGTLMAFALTRHRFRGRATVDVLVFLPMTTPELVMGTSLLALFVSAGVPQGFWTVVIAHVMFCLSFVVVTVKARLAGMDRRLEEAAMDLYASEWQTFRRVTLPLALPGIVAAALLAFSLSFDDFIVTNFNAGSTVTFPMYVWGAAQRGIPPQVNVVGTAMFAAALLLVLVTTVRTSRSAPRPLSG; translated from the coding sequence ATGAGTCGGGTGCTGCGGTGGTTGGCCGACCACTGGGTGGTCGGCGTGGCCCTGCTCGTCCTCGGCTACCTGCTCCTGCCGGTCGCCGTGGTGGCCGCGCTCTCGCTCAACCGGCCGGCGAGCCGCCTCTCCTACGACTTCCACGAGTTCACCCTGGACAACTGGCGCAACCCCTGCGCGAGCGCCGAGATGTGTGACGCGGTGGTCCGCAGCGTGCAGATCGGCTTCCTCGCCACGGTGGTCGCCACCGTGCTCGGCACGCTGATGGCGTTCGCCCTGACCCGGCACCGGTTCCGCGGCCGTGCCACGGTCGACGTGCTGGTCTTCCTGCCGATGACCACCCCCGAGCTGGTGATGGGGACGTCGCTGCTCGCCCTCTTCGTCTCTGCCGGGGTGCCGCAGGGGTTCTGGACCGTCGTCATCGCCCACGTCATGTTCTGCCTGTCGTTCGTGGTGGTGACGGTCAAGGCGCGGCTCGCCGGGATGGACCGGCGGCTGGAAGAGGCCGCGATGGACCTCTACGCCAGCGAGTGGCAGACCTTCCGCCGGGTGACCCTGCCGTTGGCGCTGCCCGGGATCGTCGCCGCCGCCCTGCTCGCCTTCTCGCTCTCCTTCGACGACTTCATCGTCACCAACTTCAACGCCGGCAGCACCGTCACCTTCCCCATGTACGTCTGGGGCGCCGCCCAGCGGGGCATCCCGCCGCAGGTCAACGTCGTCGGCACCGCCATGTTCGCGGCCGCCCTGCTGCTCGTCCTGGTCACCACCGTCCGCACCTCCCGTTCCGCACCCCGCCCGCTCTCCGGCTAG
- a CDS encoding ABC transporter permease: protein MSALVHLPGGAGPATGATSAVPPRPARHRLLPYLLLLPGAAWLTVFFVVPLFQLAAVSLYDPTGSLATGYAMTWAFGNYPDAVAAYWPQFGRSFLYAGAACALGLLLGYPLAYAIARKAGRWRNVLLVCVVAPMFTSFLVRTLAWKTILSDHGALVGLLRDVHLLDADGRLLATPFAVVLGLTYNFLPFLVLPLYASLERLDPRLLEAAGDLYAGPVQAFRRVVLPLSRPGLVAGTLLFFIPASGDYINAELLGTPNEYMIGNVIDSAFLVRLDYPQGAALSFLLMAAVLAVVFNYLRRGTFQ from the coding sequence GTGAGCGCGTTGGTCCACCTGCCCGGCGGGGCCGGACCGGCCACCGGGGCCACGTCGGCCGTCCCGCCCCGGCCGGCCCGGCATCGGCTGCTGCCGTACCTGCTCCTGCTGCCCGGGGCGGCCTGGCTGACCGTCTTCTTCGTCGTGCCGCTGTTCCAGCTCGCTGCAGTCAGCCTCTACGACCCCACCGGCTCACTGGCCACCGGGTACGCGATGACCTGGGCGTTCGGCAACTACCCGGACGCGGTGGCGGCGTACTGGCCGCAGTTCGGGCGTTCGTTCCTCTACGCCGGGGCCGCGTGCGCGCTGGGACTGCTGCTCGGCTACCCGCTGGCGTACGCGATCGCCCGGAAGGCCGGACGCTGGCGCAACGTCCTGCTGGTGTGCGTGGTCGCCCCGATGTTCACCAGCTTCCTGGTCCGTACGCTGGCCTGGAAGACCATCCTGTCGGACCACGGCGCGCTGGTCGGGCTGCTGCGGGACGTCCACCTCCTCGACGCCGACGGGCGGCTGCTGGCGACACCGTTCGCGGTGGTGCTCGGGCTGACGTACAACTTCCTGCCGTTCCTGGTGCTGCCGCTGTACGCGAGCCTGGAGCGGCTCGACCCCCGGCTGCTGGAGGCGGCGGGCGACCTGTACGCCGGCCCGGTCCAGGCGTTCCGCCGGGTGGTGCTGCCGCTGTCCAGGCCCGGCCTGGTCGCCGGGACGCTGCTGTTCTTCATCCCGGCCAGCGGCGACTACATCAACGCCGAACTGCTCGGCACGCCCAACGAGTACATGATCGGCAACGTTATCGACTCGGCGTTCCTGGTCCGGCTCGACTACCCGCAGGGCGCCGCGCTGTCGTTCCTGCTGATGGCGGCGGTCCTCGCGGTGGTCTTCAACTACCTGCGCCGGGGCACTTTCCAATGA
- a CDS encoding ABC transporter ATP-binding protein: MVTETNGGDLRLVDLTRRFGAVTAVDQLTLTVGQGAFFALLGASGSGKTTTLRMVAGLEEPTAGQVFLGDRDITRLRPYRRPVNTVFQSYALFPHLDVAENVAFGLRRRGIRQVRPQVERMLALVQLDGYGRRRPTELSGGQQQRVALARALINNPQVLLLDEPLGALDLTLRRRMQTELKRIQIEVGVTFVHVTHDQEEAMTMADTVAVMNAGRIEQVGAPADLYEFPATAFVANFLGQSNLLAAEAAGRTGSEVAVTAYGTRFTVPVGRARADRGPVHLGVRPEKLRLATSADEVPDGHQHVAGVVSDAAYVGVSTQYLVRTGWGSELSVFVANDGSGGRYAVGASVFAYWRPEHAFLLPRELATVDAGTPPRDEPPVATGVTASSGRTARESR, from the coding sequence ATGGTGACCGAGACCAACGGCGGTGACCTGAGGCTGGTCGACCTGACCAGGCGGTTCGGTGCCGTCACCGCCGTCGACCAGCTCACCCTCACTGTCGGGCAGGGCGCGTTCTTCGCCCTGCTCGGGGCCTCCGGCTCAGGCAAGACCACCACCCTGCGTATGGTCGCCGGCCTGGAGGAACCGACCGCCGGCCAGGTGTTCCTCGGCGACCGGGACATCACCCGGCTGCGTCCGTACCGGCGGCCGGTCAACACGGTCTTCCAGAGCTACGCCCTCTTCCCGCACCTCGACGTCGCCGAGAACGTGGCGTTCGGCCTGCGCCGGCGGGGCATCCGCCAGGTCCGCCCGCAGGTCGAGCGAATGCTTGCCCTGGTGCAGCTCGACGGGTACGGGCGGCGGCGTCCCACCGAACTCTCCGGCGGGCAGCAGCAGCGCGTCGCGCTGGCCCGTGCCCTGATCAACAACCCGCAGGTGCTCCTGCTCGACGAGCCTCTCGGTGCGCTCGACCTGACGTTGCGCCGACGGATGCAGACCGAGCTGAAACGGATCCAGATCGAGGTCGGCGTGACGTTCGTGCACGTCACCCACGACCAGGAGGAGGCCATGACGATGGCCGACACGGTCGCGGTGATGAACGCCGGCCGGATCGAGCAGGTCGGCGCCCCCGCCGACCTGTACGAGTTCCCCGCCACCGCGTTCGTGGCGAACTTCCTCGGCCAGTCGAACCTGCTCGCCGCCGAGGCCGCCGGCCGGACCGGCAGCGAGGTCGCGGTGACCGCGTACGGCACGCGCTTCACCGTGCCCGTCGGCCGCGCCCGCGCCGACCGGGGCCCGGTCCACCTCGGGGTACGCCCGGAGAAGCTGCGCCTGGCCACCTCCGCCGACGAGGTACCCGACGGGCACCAGCACGTCGCCGGCGTGGTCAGCGACGCCGCCTACGTCGGGGTCAGCACCCAGTACCTGGTCCGGACCGGCTGGGGGAGCGAACTGTCGGTGTTCGTGGCCAACGACGGCAGCGGAGGGCGGTACGCCGTCGGCGCGTCGGTGTTCGCGTACTGGCGGCCGGAACACGCCTTCCTGCTGCCCCGCGAGCTGGCGACCGTCGACGCCGGCACGCCACCGCGCGACGAGCCGCCGGTGGCGACCGGGGTGACCGCGTCGTCGGGCCGGACCGCCCGGGAGTCCCGGTGA